A window of Paraburkholderia megapolitana genomic DNA:
ACGACAGACCGAACACGAAACCGTAGATGCTCATCACCTTCGTTTGCCGGTGTGCCGGTACGACGGCGCGGATGGTCGCCAGGACCTGCGGCGCCATCACCGCGGCCGCAATGCCCTGCACGATGCGTGCGAGCACCAGCATGTGGCCGCTCGTCGCGAAGCCGCACATCGCCGACGAAATCACGAAGCCGGCCATCCCGGCGAGAAAGACCTTGCGCCGGCCGAAAATATCGCCAAGCCGGCCGCCGGTGATCAGCAGCACGGCATACGCAGACGCGTACGCGGAGACGATCAGTTGCAGCTGGGCATCGGTGGCGCCGAGGCCGGTGTGAATTGCCGGCAGCGCGAGATTGACGATGAAGTAATCGAGCGGCGCGAGGAACGCACCGATGAACAGCACGCCGAGCGCGACCTTGCTCAGTTCGGCGGGCGCGGCGCGTCGCCCACCCGTCCCGCGCACGGCAACACCATTCGGCGCCGATTTGATGCATTCGCTATTCATGACTATCCGTTCAAGAATTAGTGAAAAAAATTCAGACGAGCGCGCGCATCGCAATGTCCACGATCGCTTCGAGCTCGCGCTCATCGCTTTTAACTTTGCCGAGGACGCGCAACCCCTGGGTCATGCACAACAGAAAATCGGCCACCGCTTTTTCATCGAGCCGCGAATTGAACACACCGCTCGCCTGGCCGCGGATCACAGCCCCCGCGAGTAGCGTCGCGATGCGTCGCTGGATCGATTCGATGCGTTCGCGCACCTCCGCATCTTCGAGCGGCATCTCCAGCGTGGCATTGGTGATGAAGCAGCTGCGCAGCCCCGTCAGCGAAGACGCAATCCGCGTGTGGTGCAGCAAGGCGTTGCGCAATGCTTCGTCCGGCGGCAGGCTGGCATTGAGCCGCTCGCACAGGCGCGCAATCGAACCGTCCGCGTAGTGATCGAGCGCGGCGAGCATGATGCCGCGCTTGTCGCCGAACACACCGTACAGGCTGCCGCGCAGCACGCCGGTAGCCTTGCAGAGATCGTCGATCGAGGTCGCGTGATAGCCGTGACGCCAGAACGTGTGACTCGCTTCGGTCAGCACGCTGTCCGTATCGAACTCGCGCGGACGGCCGCGCACGCAGACGTCGGACGGCTTTTTCGGGGTGGTGGCTTG
This region includes:
- a CDS encoding TetR/AcrR family transcriptional regulator is translated as MNQATTPKKPSDVCVRGRPREFDTDSVLTEASHTFWRHGYHATSIDDLCKATGVLRGSLYGVFGDKRGIMLAALDHYADGSIARLCERLNASLPPDEALRNALLHHTRIASSLTGLRSCFITNATLEMPLEDAEVRERIESIQRRIATLLAGAVIRGQASGVFNSRLDEKAVADFLLCMTQGLRVLGKVKSDERELEAIVDIAMRALV